CCAGCACGGGCATGGTCGGGCACTGCACCGGCACGGGCAGATCGGCCAACACCTCGCCGACCGGCGACAGGCACAGCACGCGCGCACCCTCGTAGGCCGCGCACCAGTAGTTGCCGGCAGCGTCAACGCTGGCGCCATCGGGCCGACCGCCATAAGGCTGGCCGGCGGCCTCGCACTGCTCGCGCGTGGCAAAGCGGTGCAGCACGCGCGGCGCGTCCACGGGCTGGAGCTGCGCATCGCAGTCCCAGGCGCGGATGGCGTGCGTGGGCGTGTCGGCAAAGTACAGCGTGCGGCCATCGGGCGCCCAGGCCAGGCCGTTGGCCGTGGCCACGCCGTCGAAGATGCGCTGCACCCGCGCCGGGCCGCCGGCGCGCGCATCAATGCAGTACAGCGCACCCACGGGCTGGCGTGCGCCGCTGGCCGGCTCGTGGATGCTGCCGACCCACAGCCGCCCGAGCGCATCGCACTTGCCGTCGTTGGCGCGCTGGGTGGCGGCATCGAAGGGCAGCCGCGCGATCTCGGCCAGCGGGCCGCCCCACTCGGACGCATGGCAGATGTGCCCGCGCAGGGAGACGACCAGGCCGGCGCTGCACCCCCCCTGCGCGCCGGGGCGATGCAGCCTGGCTCGGTCGGCAGGGGCCAGCGCTCGGGCGCGCTGCCATCCAGGCGCGCGCGCAGCAGGGCGCGGCCAGCGATGTCCACCCAGTACAGGCGCTGTTCGAGCGGGTGCCACAAGGGCGACTCGCCCAGCAGGGCGGGACTCTGGCCGGGCAGCGCCGACCAGGAAGAGGGGCAAGAGGCAGGAGCAGGGGCGGACATGGCGGCCATTGTGGGACAGGGCCACCGGGCCTGTCACCCTTCAGCGCGGCAACTCAGGAATTGACCATGTCCGAGGTGGCGCGAATCCGGTGGATGGCCAGGTCGGCGCCCATGAACTCATCCTCGCGGCTCAAACGGATGCCCACCAGACGGCGCAGCGTGGCATACACCGCCAGCCCGCCCAGACAGGCGATGGCCACGCCCAGCAACGTACCCAGCACTTGGCTCCAGAAGCTCACACCGCCCAGCCCGCCCAGGGCGCGCTGGCCGAAGATGCCGCAGGCGATGCCGCCCCAGGTGCCGCACAGACCATGCAGCGGCCACACGCCCAGCACGTCGTCGATCTTCCAGCGGTTTTGCGTCCAGGTGAACAGCTGCACGAAAATTAGCCCGGCCACGGCGCCGATCAGCAGCGCCGCCAGCGGATGCACGATGTCGGAACCCGCGCAGATGGCCACCAGACCGGCCAGCGGGCCGTTGTGCACGAAGCCTGGATCATTGCGCCCGCTCAGGGTGGCGGCGATGGTGCCGCCCACCATGGCCATGAGCGAGTTCATCGCCACCAGCCCGGTGATCTTGTCCAGCGACTGCGCGCTCATCACGTTGAAGCCGAACCAGCCTACGATCAGAATCCAGGCGCCCAGGGCAAGGAACGGGATGCTCGAGGGTGGGTGCGCCGTCACGCCGCCCGCAGCGTAGTGCCCGCGGCGCGCGCCCAGTTGCAGCACCGCCATCAGGGCAATCCAGCCGCCCACCGCGTGTACCACGACCGAGCCGGCGAAGTCGTGGAAAGGCGCGCCCAGGTGCCTCGTCAGCCAGTCCTGCAGCCCGAAGGCGCCATTCCAGGCAATGCCCTCGAAAAACGGATAGACGAAGCCGACGATGAAGAAGGTGGCCGCCAACTGCGGAGCAAAGCGCGCGCGCTCGGCAATGCCTCCCGAGACGATGGCCGGCACGGCGGCGGCAAAGGTCAGCAGGAAGAAAAAGCGTGTCAGGTCATAGCCGTTGTGCTCGGCCAATGCCGGCGCGCCGCTGAAGAAGTGGATGCCGTAGGCGATGCCATAGCCAATGAAGAAGTACGACAGCGTGGAGACCGAGAAATCCACCAGGATCTTGACCAGGGCGTTGACCTGATTCTTGGGGCGCACGGTGCCCAGTTCGAGGAAGGCAAAGCCGGCGTGCATAGCCAGGATCAGGATGGCGCCCAGGAGGATGAACAGGACGTCTTCAGGAGTGTGCGGGGTGGGCATGGAAGCTCCCTGGAAAGGTGGAAAAAGCGCAGCAATAGGCAGCCGTTGACAGCACGCAGGCGCAGGTCATGGCTGTTCAGGGGATGTTCACGAGTTCAGACGGCCGCGTCGCCGGTCTCACCCGTGCGGATGCGCACGGTCTGGAGCAGCTCGGTGATGAAGACCTTTCCATCACCGATCTTGCCGGTGCGGGCAGCCGCTTCAATGGCCTCGACGACGGTCTCGAGCAGGGCGTCGGGCACGGCGGTCTCGATGCGGATCTTGGGCAGGAAATCCACTGCGTACTCGGCACCGCGGTACAGCTCGGTGTGCCCTTTTTGCCGGCCAAAACCCCGAACTTCGGTGACCGTCAGGCCTTGCACGCCTGCAGCCGACAAGGCACGGCGCACCTCGTCGAGCTTGAACGGCTTGATGATGGCGGTGACCATTTTCATGGCGCGAATCCTTTCGGAAAGCTTTGTGGAAGATCAGATGTTGCGCCGCACCATTATGCATATTCAGCATCAGGTCATGCATTTATTTTTTATCCCTGTTGGGCTTCCCGGCCTGGGCACAGCCCGCTAAAGTGCCGGGCACCTATGCTTTGCCCTCCCAGCCGATGAGCCTTGCCTTCGTCCAAAGCCGCGCCCTGCTGGGGCTGGATGCGCCCGCCGTCACCGTCGAGGTGCATCTGGCCAACGGCCTGCCCAGCTTCACCCTGGTCGGCCTGGCCGATGTCGAGGTCAAGGAGGCGCGCGAGCGCGTGCGCGCCGCCCTGCACAACGCCGGGCTGGAGTTTCCGCACAACAAGCGCATCACCGTCAACCTGGCACCAGCCGACCTGCCCAAGGACTCAGGGCGCTTCGACCTGCCGATCGCCCTGGGGCTGCTGGCGGCCAGCGGGCAGATCGACGTGGCGCAGTTGGCCGGCTGGGAGTTCGCCGGCGAGTTATCGCTGTCGGGCAGCCTGCGCCCGGTGCGCGGCGCGCTGGCCGTGGCACTGGCGCTGGGCGCGCTGCCGGGCACTGCCGCGCCGCGCGTGGTGCTGCCGCCCGGCAGCGCCGAGGAGGCCGCCCTGGTACCCGGCACGTGCATCTGGCGCGCGCGCCATCTGCTGGATGTGGTGCGCCAGTTCCTGCCTGCCGGTGCGGATGGCGGTGCGGATGTTGCGGATGGCGACGGCTGGCAGCGCCTGGAGCCGGGCGACGCCGTGCCGACTCCCTGCGGCCCCGACCTGGCCGACGTCAAGGGCCAGGCCGGCGCACGCCGGGCGCTGGAGATCGCCGCTGCCGGCGGCCACGGCCTGCTGCTGATCGGCCCGCCCGGATCAGGCAAGTCCATGCTGGCCGAGCGCTTTGCCGGTCTGCTGCCGCCCATGAGCGTGCGCCAGGGCCTGGAGAGTGCGGCCATCGCCAGCCTGGCCGGGCGCTTTGCGCCCGAGCGCTGGATGCAGCGCCCCACGGCCAGCCCGCACCACAGCGCCAGCGCCGTGGCCCTGGTGGGCGGAGGCTCGCCGCCGCGCCCGGGCGAGATCTCGCTGGCGCATCACGGCGTGCTGTTTCTCGATGAATTCCCGGAGTTCGCCCGCAGCGCGCTGGAGGCGCTGCGCGAGCCGCTGGAGAGCGGGCGCATCACGATCGCCCGGGCGGCGCAGCGCGCGGAGTTCCCGGCGCGCTTTCAGCTCATCGCCGCCATGAACCCCTGCCCCTGCGGCTTTGCCGGCTCGCGCCAGCGCGCCTGTCGCTGCACGCCTGAGCAGGTAGCGCGCTACCAGGGCCGGCTGTCCGGCCCGCTGCTCGACCGCATCGACCTGCACGTCGAGGTGCCGGCCCTGCCGGCGGATGAGTTGCTGGCCGCCCCGCCGGGCGAGGCCAGCGGCGTGGTGCGCGAGCGCGTGGCTGCCGCGCACGAGCGTGCCCTGGCGCGCCAGGGCAAAGCCAACCAGGCGCTGGCCGGGCAGGAGATCGACCAGCAGGCGCGGCTCGACGATGCTGCGCGGGCGTTCTTGCTGACCGCCGCCACGCGCCTGGCCTGGTCGGCGCGCAGCACGCACCGGGCGCTGAAGGTGGCGCGCACCATTGCCGACCTGGCCGGCAGCGAGACGGTGGCCGTGGCGCATGTCGCCGAGGCGGTGCAGTACCGGCGCGTGCTGCGGGAGCAGTGAGAAAAGGGGCGCGCAGCTGCGGCGCAGCGCCCATTGCCGGCACCCTCACCCCAACCCTCTCCCGCGCGCGGGAGAGGGGGCAAGAGACTGGCTCAGGCCTGCCGCATCTCCTGGAGCAGATGCGGATGCCGCTCCAGCAGTTTCAGTAGCTGCACCAGGGCCAGCGGCGGGCGCGTCCTGCCGGTCTCGTAGCGCGAAAAAGCGTTGACCCCGCCGTCACCCTGTCAACCTACACCCCCAGATACATCCGCCGCGCTGCCTCGTCGGCCACCAGCTCGGCCATCGGGGCCTCGTGCACGATGCGGCCCTTTTCCAGCACACAGGCACGATCCGCCACGGCGGCAGCGAAGGGCAGGTTCTGCTCGCACAGCAGGACGCCCAGGCCCTGGCGCTTAAGCTCGGCGATGGCGCGCGCCATCTGCTGGGCGATCAGGGGGGCGACGCCCTCGGACGGCTCGTCGAGCAGCACCGCCAGCGGCTGGCCCATCAGCGTGCGCGCCACCGACAGCATCTGCTGCTCGCCGCCGCTCATGCGCCCGCCGGGGCGCTGCGGCATCTCGCCCAGGTTGGGAAACAGCGCAAACAGACGCTCGGGCGTCCAGGATGGCAGGGGCGTGCCGTCCGGGCGGGCGCGCGGGCTCTGGCGGCCCGCTTCGAGGTTTTGCAGCACGGTGAGATCGGTGAAGATGCGCCGCTCCTCGGGCACATAGCCCAGGCCCAGGCGGGCGATGCGGTGTGCCGGCAGGCCGGCGATAGGCTGGCCCAGAAAGGCCACGTCGCCCTGCGTGCGCGCCAGCAGGCCGGCGATGCCCTTGAGCGTGGTGGACTTGCCCGCGCCGTTGCGCCCCATCAGGGCCACGACCTCGCCGGGGGCAACGTGCAGCGACACGCCGTGCAGGACGTGCGCGGCGCCGTACCAGGCGTGCAGGTGCTGGACGGTGAGCAGGGGCGGGGCAGCGGCGGCAGGGGCGGCGGGGGATGGGGAGCGCCCTGGGCGGGCCGGCCCCTCACCCCAGCCCTCTCCCCAGAGGGCAGAGGAAGTGAAGACTGCTGCGCTGTCGGCCATTTTCTGGCTGCGTCAGTCTTCTCCTCAGTGGGGAGAGGGAGCGAAGGCTCTGGCGTAGCGGTACCCGGTCTTGCTCCCTCTCCCTCTGGGAGAGGGCTGGGGTGAGGGCCAGCGAGGCTGGCATCCCCCGACGCTTCACCCGGCCCGTCCGCCGCTGCAAAACCCGCCCCCAGATACGCCTGCTGCACCCGCGCATCTGCCTGAATCTCCTGCGGCGCGCCCTCGGCCAGCAGCTGCCCGCGCACCAGCACCGCCACGCGGTCGGCCTGGCCGAACACCACGTCCATGCTGTGCTCGGTGAACAGCACGCCCATCTGCCGCTCGCGCGCGATGCGCCGCACCAACGCCATCAGCGCCACGCGCTCGCCCGGCGCCATGCCGGCTGTGGGCTCGTCCATCAGCAGCAGGCACGGCGCGCCGGCCAGGGCGATGGCCAGCTCGACGCGCTTGACGTCGCCATAGGCCAGCTCGCTGCAGGGCCGGGCCGCCTGCTCGTCCATGCCGACCTGCACCAGCAGCGCCAGCGCGTCCTGCGGGCGATGCCGCGCCGCGCGCCGCCACCAGCGCCCGAGCAGCCCGGCCAGTCCGTCCTGCGCCAGCAGCGCCAACTGCACGTTCTCCAGCACCGTGAAGCTCTGGAAGGTCTGCGCGATCTGGAAGGTGCGTCCCACGCCCAGGCGCGCCAGGCGGCGCGGCGGCACGCCGGTGATGTCCCGCCCGGCCAGCAGCACGCGCCCGGCGTCGGGTACCAGCTGGCCGCCGACCATGTTGAAGCTGGTGGTCTTACCCGCGCCGTTGGGGCCGATCAGCGCCAGCAACTCGCCCGCGTGCAACTGCAGCGACAGGCCCTGCACCGCCTGCACGCCGCCAAAGGATTTGTGCAGGCCCGCGATCTGCAGCAGGGCGGGTGCCGATACATTCATGCCGGCACCTCATTCACTCTTTTTTTGATAGCTGCTCGCGCTTGCCAGTATTGGGTAAAACCCGAAATTCCCTTTGGAAACAGCAAGATCAGCAGCAGCATGGCCCCGCCCATCCAGGCGCGCCAGTATTCGCTGGCCCGGGCCACGCTGTCGTGCAGCCAGGTGAAGGCCGCCGCGCCGACGATGGGGCCGGCGAGCTGCTGCACCCCGCCCAGCAGCACCATGACCAAGGCATCGACCGAGCGGTTGACGCTCAGCACGTCCGGTGCCACGCCGCCCTTGGAGTAGGCAAACAGCGCCCCGCCCAGCCCGGCCACCAGCCCGGCCAGCGTGAAGGCCGCCCAGCGCACGCCGCGCACGTGCAGGCCCACGGCCTCGGCGCGCAGGGCCGAGTCGCGCGCCGCACGCAGCGCCCAGCCCAGGGGCGCGAACAGCACGCGCCGCAGCGCGTACAAGGCAGCGGCGGCCAGCGCCAGCACCAGCCAGTAAAAGCGCGCGCCCTCGGCCAGCCACTCAGGGGGCCAGACGCCCGTCAGGCCGTTGCTGCCACCGGTCACCGCATCCCACTGCCAGGCCACGGCCCAGGTGATCTGCGCCAGCGCCAGCGTCAACATGCTCAGCGGCACGCCGCTCAGGCGCACGCACAGCGCGCCATAGACCAGCGCCAGGGCCGCACCGCCCAGCGCCGCCAGCGCCAGCACCGCCGGCAGGGGCAGGCCGCTGCCGCGCGCCAGCAGCGCCGCCGCATAAGCCCCGGCACCGAAATAGGCCGCATGGCCAAAGGAGTGCATCCCGCCCGGCCCGGCGATGAAATGCAGGCTGGCCGCCAGCAGCGCCGCCAGGGCGATATCGGCCAGCAGCACCGTGGCGTAGCTGCCGCCGCCGGTGAGCAACGGCAGCAGCGCCAGCACCAGCAGCAGCGCCGCCCAGCCGGCGCTGGCGGCGCGGCCTACCGGGCGCAGCGGCAGCTCGGGCGCACTGGGGGCGCGCGTGGCCTCGTGCGGGCGGCCCAGCAGGCCCCAGGGCCGCCAGACCAGCACGGCGGCCATGACGGCGAACTCCACCACCAGCGTGAGCTTGGGAAAGTCCACCTCGGCGCCGCCGATGTGCTGCACGCCCAGCCAGATGAAGACCGCCTTGGCCTCGGCAATGACCAGTGCGGCAACGAAGGCCCCGGCAGCGAACCCATGCCGCCGGCCACCACCACGACGAAGGCCGCGCCTATGGTCAGCATGTCCAGCTCCAGGCTGGCTGGCTCGCGTGGCAGCTGCAGCGCGCCGCCCAGGCCGGCCAGCAGCGCGCCCAGGGCAAAGACTGCCGTGAACAGCCAGGCCTGGTTCACGCCCAGCGCGCCCAGCATCTCCCGGTCTTGCGTGGCCGCGCGCACCAGCGTGCCCCAGCGCGTGCGCGTCAGCAGCAGGTGCAGCAGCAAGAGCACCAGCGGCCCGGCGGCGATCAGGAACAGGTCATAGACCGGAAAGCGCCGCCCCAGAATCTGTATTGCTCCCTCCAGCCCGGGCGCACGCGGGCCGAACAGCTCCTGCGCGCCCCACAGGGCCAGCGCTGCGTCCTTGATGATCAACACCAGGGCGAAGGTCGCCAGCAGCTGCAGCAGCTCGGGCGCATGGTAGATGCGGCGCAGCAGCAGCACCTCGACCAGCGCGCCCAGGGCGCCGATGGCCAGCGGCGCCAGCAGCAGTGCCGGCCAGAAGCCGATGCTGGCGGCCAGGTGCTCGACGCTGGAGTACGCCACGTACAGGCCCAGCATGTACAGCGAGCCATGCGCGAAATTGACGATGCGCGTGACACCGAAGATCAGCGACAGGCCGGCGGCGACCAGAAACAATGTGGACGCGCCGGCCAGGCCGTTGAGCAATTGGACGAGCAGGCTGGACAGGGTCATGGGGCGAGGTCTCGGGCGGGTGTTGCGCCCATGGCCAGCCGGCCCTCACCCCAGCCCTCTGCCAGGGAGAGAGGGAGCAAGACCCGGGGCACAGCTGCCCCCTGGGGGAAGACTGGGATGGGGGCCAGCCCCTGCGGGTGGCCGCCACCGCCAGGCTCACTTGCCCGCAGGCCGCAGCCTGGCCACCTCGGCGTCCGAGGGCTGGAACTTGCCGCCGTCCATGTAGCTGAAGTCCACCATCACGCCCTTGCCCTGCTGCTGGGCCGTCCTGCCGACGTAGGCACCCATGGTGGACTGGTGATCCTGCACGCGGTAGGTGATGGGGCCGAACGGCGTGGCGACTTCCAGCCCGCGAAAGGCGGCGATCAGCTTTTCCGTGTCGGCCGAGCCGGCCTTCTTCAGCCCCGCCGCGACCGACAGCACGGCGTTGTAGCCCACCACCGAGCCGGCGCGCGGATAGTCCTTGAAGCGCTTTTGGTAGGCGTCCAGAAACGCCTGATGCTCGGGCGTCTTGATGGCATACCAGGGGTAGCCGGTGACGATCCAGCCATCGGGCGTCTCGGTCTTGAGCGTGTCCAGGTATTCCGGCTCGCCCGACAGCAGGCTGACCACGGCGCGGCCCTCGAACAGGCCGCGCGTGTTGCCCTCGCGCACGAACCTGGCCAGATCGGCAGCAAACAGCACGTTGAAGATGGCGTCCGGCCTGGCATCCTGCAGCGCCTGCACCACGCTGCCGGCGTCCACCTTGCCCAGGGGCGTGGCCTGCTCGGCGACGAACTCCACGCCCGGCTGGGCCTCGGCCAGCAGCTTCTTGAAGGTCGCCACCGCCGACTGGCCGTATTCGTAGTTGGGATAGACGATGGCCCAGCGCTTCCTGTTCAGCCGCACCGCCTCGGGCACCAGCATGGCCACCTGCATGTAGGTCGAGGGCCGCAGGCGGAAGGTGTAGCGGTTGCCCTGTTCCCAGACGATCTTGTCGGTGAGCGGCTCGGCGGCCAGGAAGAAGCGTTTTTTCTGCTGCGCGTAGTCGGTCAGCGCCAGGCCGACGTGCGACAGGAAACTGCCCATGAGCACGTCGATCTTCTCGCGCGCAATCAGCTCCTCGGCAGCGCGCACGGCGTCGCCCGGCGTGCCGTTGTCGTCGCGCGTGAGCAGCACCAGCTTCTTGCCGTTGACGCCGCCGGTGGCATTGACCTGCTCGACGGCCAGTTCCATGCCTTTCTTGTAGGGCTCCAGGAAGGCCGGCTGGGCCTTGTAGCTGTTGATCTCGCCCAGCTTGTAGCTACCCTGGGCCTGGGCCAGGCTGGCGGCCAGGACGCCGAGGGCAAAGACGGAGGTGGCGCGGGCGCGCAGACGAAGAGGCATGGCGACGCAATCCTTTCGCAATCCTTTGTTGCAGGTCAGTGCAGGGGGAGGCAAATGTACCCGGGGCGGGAGTTTGCTCCACAATTTGCGGGTTTGTCCTGATGGCAAACGGTTGGCCAACCGAAGGCAGAACGCATCGCGACAGGCCGACGATTTATCAATGCTGGCTTATAAATATCGGCTTATGCCCATGCCGCATAAAAAAACCGCGACATTGCCGCCCCGGCTGCCGCAACCTCTGGCATCCGATCTGATCCGATTTTTCCACTCCCCGATCCACTGCTGATCCATTCCTGCAATGAGCGCTTTCCTCGAAGAACGTGTCCTGTCGGTACACCACTGGACTGACCGCCTGTTTTCCTTCACCACCACCCGCGACACCGCCCTGCGGTTTTCCAACGGCCACTTCACCATGATTGGCCTGAAGGTGGACGGCAAGCCACTGCTGCGCGCCTACAGCGTCGTCAGCGCCAACTACGAGGAGCATCTGGAATTCCTGTCCATCAAGGTGCCCGACGGCCCGCTGACCTCGCGCCTGCAGCACATCCAGGTGGGCGACACCATCATCGTCGGCAAGAAGCCCACGGGCACGCTCCTGATCGACTATCTGCTGCCGGCCAAGCGGCTGTACCTGATGTCCACCGGCACCGGCCTGGCGCCCTTCATGAGCGTCATCCGCGACCCGGAAACCTACGAGAAATTCGAGGAGGTCATCCTGATCCACGGCGTGCGCGAGGTGGCCGAGCTGGCCTACCACGACTACCTGACCAAGGAGTTGCCGCAGCATGAAATCCTGGGCGAGATGGTCTCGGCGCAGCTCAAGTACTACCCGACGGTGACGCGCGAGCCGTTTCGCAACCAGGGCCGCATCAACGAGCTGATCGACAGCGGCAAGCTGTTTGCCGACCTGGGCGTGCCGCCGCTGTCGCCGCTGGAAGACCGCGTCATGCTGTGCGGCAGCCCGGAGATGCTGGCCACGCTCAAGGAATTGCTGGAAAAGCGCGACTTCGAGGAAGGCAACACCACGCGCCCAGGCGACTTCGTGATCGAGCGCGCCTTCGTCGAGAAATAGGCGCAGCACTTCAAGCGCTGGACGTGGGCTGGCGGCCCGGCTCGCCCCGGGCCATGCGCGCCAGCTCAGCCAGGTCGGCAGCCTGCTCGAAGCTGGGCGGGCCGACCGGGGTGGCAGGAACTGCACAGCCACCGGAGCGGGCAGCCAGCGTGGCCCGGCTGCCGGGCGCAGCACTGCCCTGCCGAGCCGGGCGCTGGTGCGCTGCCGGTGCCGTGTGCGCGTCCTGCGGGCGCCGTTGCTCGTGCAGCGCGCGCGCGCTGCTGGCGGCAAACAGCAGCACCGCCGAGGAAAAATAAATCCACATCAGCAGCACCACCAGCGAACCCGCCGCGCCATAGGCCGAGACCACGGCGGCGGTGGACAGGTACAGCGCCAGCGCCTGCTTGCCGACGGTGAAAAAGACGGCACCAATAAAGCCGCCGAAGAACAGGAAGCGCAGCGGTGGCCGGTGCCCGCCGCCGATGCGCATCAGGCCGACGAACAGCAGCACCGTCACGCCCATGGCCACACCCTCGCTGATCAGGCCCGAGACCAGCCCCGAGCCAAAGGGCAGCCACTCGCTGGCCCATGTGGACAACACCTTGATGGCCGTGGACAGCACCAGCGACACCAGCAGCAAGAAGCCGATGGCCAGGATGTAGGCCAGCCCGCGCAGGCGCAACGAGGCCAGCCGCCACCAGGCGGGCCTGGCCGCAGCCTCGCCGGAATGCTCGCCGCGCCCGGCCTCCCACAGACGCTCCAGCGAGTTCTGCAGCTCGACGAACACCCCGCTGGCCCCCGACAGCAGCAGCACGAAGGCAGCGATGGCGGCCAGCCGCCCTTCCGCCGGCTCCTGCGCGCTGGCCAACGCATCGCGCACCACGCCGGCTACGCGATTGCCGGCCACACCCTGCACCTGGGCGATCAGGTTGCTCTCCAGGTAGGAGCGGTCGAACCACCAGCCCAGCACGCCCACCAGCAACAGCAAGAGAGGTGCCAGGCTGAGCATCCCGTAGAACGACATGGCGGCGCTCATGCGCAGCCCGTCCGCGCCCGACCACAGGGACACGGCCCGGAAAAACGGCCGTATGGGCCTGAGCAGCGGCTGCGCCCATGTCTTGAGCGCCTGGAGCTTGTTCGGAAATGCTGGCATGGCGGCATTGTCGGCAAGCTTTGCAACCAGGCGTGTCGGCGCAGACCGCATCGGCAGGCCCGTACACTCGGCAGCCAGTCCCTGGCGCCCCGCCTGCCGCCTTCTTCCCTGATCCAGACAAGCACCTTCCCATGCAAACGCGCTGCGCCCTCATCGGTATGCCCGGCTCCGGCAAGACCACCGTGGGGCGCCAGTTGGCGCGCCGCCTGCAGGCACCCTTCATCGACATGGATCAATTGCTGGAGGAGCGCCTGGGCAGCAGCATCCGCCAGTATTTCGAGCAGTGCGGCGAGGAAAGCTTTCGCAACCATGAGGAGCAGTTGCTGGCCGAGCTGACGGCCCAGGACGGCCCCATGGTGCTGTCCACCGGCGGCGGCGTGGTGCTGCGCCCGGCCAACCGCGCCGCCCTGCGCGCTGGCGCCGGACAGGTGCTGTACCTGCACGCCACGCCCGAGGACTTGCTGCGTCGCCTGCGCCACGACCAGAGCCGGCCTCTGCTGCAGGTCGCCGATCCGCTGGCACGCCTGCGCGAGTTGTACCGCGTGCGCGACCCGCTGTACCGCGAGGCTGCGCAGCACCTCCTGGAGCTGCCCCGCCCGACGGTGGCGGGCCTGGTCAACCTGGCGCTGGAACTGCTGCAGGCAGGAGCCGGCGCAGCCGCACCGCGCTGACTGACTGGCTGGCCTTCAGGCAGCCAACAGCTACAGCTTGCCCCCGTCCCCCGCCTGCGGCTGCCAGCGCATCAGGCGCCGCTCGATGCGCCCGACTGCGGCGTCCAGCGCCAGGGCAAACGCCGTCAGCACCAGAATGCCGGCCATCACCGTGTTGATGTCGAAGC
This portion of the Melaminivora jejuensis genome encodes:
- a CDS encoding SMP-30/gluconolactonase/LRE family protein → MAPARTAPVLGGHRWPRPAARAPGWQRARALAPADRARLHRPGAQGGCSAGLVVSLRGHICHASEWGGPLAEIARLPFDAATQRANDGKCDALGRLWVGSIHEPASGARQPVGALYCIDARAGGPARVQRIFDGVATANGLAWAPDGRTLYFADTPTHAIRAWDCDAQLQPVDAPRVLHRFATREQCEAAGQPYGGRPDGASVDAAGNYWCAAYEGARVLCLSPVGEVLADLPVPVQCPTMPVLGGPDGHTLFVTSASGGRPEAELARLPLSGQVLHRPVAATALPVAWCELG
- a CDS encoding ammonium transporter; its protein translation is MPTPHTPEDVLFILLGAILILAMHAGFAFLELGTVRPKNQVNALVKILVDFSVSTLSYFFIGYGIAYGIHFFSGAPALAEHNGYDLTRFFFLLTFAAAVPAIVSGGIAERARFAPQLAATFFIVGFVYPFFEGIAWNGAFGLQDWLTRHLGAPFHDFAGSVVVHAVGGWIALMAVLQLGARRGHYAAGGVTAHPPSSIPFLALGAWILIVGWFGFNVMSAQSLDKITGLVAMNSLMAMVGGTIAATLSGRNDPGFVHNGPLAGLVAICAGSDIVHPLAALLIGAVAGLIFVQLFTWTQNRWKIDDVLGVWPLHGLCGTWGGIACGIFGQRALGGLGGVSFWSQVLGTLLGVAIACLGGLAVYATLRRLVGIRLSREDEFMGADLAIHRIRATSDMVNS
- a CDS encoding P-II family nitrogen regulator, yielding MKMVTAIIKPFKLDEVRRALSAAGVQGLTVTEVRGFGRQKGHTELYRGAEYAVDFLPKIRIETAVPDALLETVVEAIEAAARTGKIGDGKVFITELLQTVRIRTGETGDAAV
- a CDS encoding YifB family Mg chelatase-like AAA ATPase; this translates as MSLAFVQSRALLGLDAPAVTVEVHLANGLPSFTLVGLADVEVKEARERVRAALHNAGLEFPHNKRITVNLAPADLPKDSGRFDLPIALGLLAASGQIDVAQLAGWEFAGELSLSGSLRPVRGALAVALALGALPGTAAPRVVLPPGSAEEAALVPGTCIWRARHLLDVVRQFLPAGADGGADVADGDGWQRLEPGDAVPTPCGPDLADVKGQAGARRALEIAAAGGHGLLLIGPPGSGKSMLAERFAGLLPPMSVRQGLESAAIASLAGRFAPERWMQRPTASPHHSASAVALVGGGSPPRPGEISLAHHGVLFLDEFPEFARSALEALREPLESGRITIARAAQRAEFPARFQLIAAMNPCPCGFAGSRQRACRCTPEQVARYQGRLSGPLLDRIDLHVEVPALPADELLAAPPGEASGVVRERVAAAHERALARQGKANQALAGQEIDQQARLDDAARAFLLTAATRLAWSARSTHRALKVARTIADLAGSETVAVAHVAEAVQYRRVLREQ
- a CDS encoding ABC transporter ATP-binding protein, with product MSLHVAPGEVVALMGRNGAGKSTTLKGIAGLLARTQGDVAFLGQPIAGLPAHRIARLGLGYVPEERRIFTDLTVLQNLEAGRQSPRARPDGTPLPSWTPERLFALFPNLGEMPQRPGGRMSGGEQQMLSVARTLMGQPLAVLLDEPSEGVAPLIAQQMARAIAELKRQGLGVLLCEQNLPFAAAVADRACVLEKGRIVHEAPMAELVADEAARRMYLGV
- a CDS encoding ABC transporter substrate-binding protein, which produces MPLRLRARATSVFALGVLAASLAQAQGSYKLGEINSYKAQPAFLEPYKKGMELAVEQVNATGGVNGKKLVLLTRDDNGTPGDAVRAAEELIAREKIDVLMGSFLSHVGLALTDYAQQKKRFFLAAEPLTDKIVWEQGNRYTFRLRPSTYMQVAMLVPEAVRLNRKRWAIVYPNYEYGQSAVATFKKLLAEAQPGVEFVAEQATPLGKVDAGSVVQALQDARPDAIFNVLFAADLARFVREGNTRGLFEGRAVVSLLSGEPEYLDTLKTETPDGWIVTGYPWYAIKTPEHQAFLDAYQKRFKDYPRAGSVVGYNAVLSVAAGLKKAGSADTEKLIAAFRGLEVATPFGPITYRVQDHQSTMGAYVGRTAQQQGKGVMVDFSYMDGGKFQPSDAEVARLRPAGK
- a CDS encoding ferredoxin--NADP reductase; the protein is MSAFLEERVLSVHHWTDRLFSFTTTRDTALRFSNGHFTMIGLKVDGKPLLRAYSVVSANYEEHLEFLSIKVPDGPLTSRLQHIQVGDTIIVGKKPTGTLLIDYLLPAKRLYLMSTGTGLAPFMSVIRDPETYEKFEEVILIHGVREVAELAYHDYLTKELPQHEILGEMVSAQLKYYPTVTREPFRNQGRINELIDSGKLFADLGVPPLSPLEDRVMLCGSPEMLATLKELLEKRDFEEGNTTRPGDFVIERAFVEK
- a CDS encoding shikimate kinase, whose protein sequence is MQTRCALIGMPGSGKTTVGRQLARRLQAPFIDMDQLLEERLGSSIRQYFEQCGEESFRNHEEQLLAELTAQDGPMVLSTGGGVVLRPANRAALRAGAGQVLYLHATPEDLLRRLRHDQSRPLLQVADPLARLRELYRVRDPLYREAAQHLLELPRPTVAGLVNLALELLQAGAGAAAPR